A genome region from Colwellia sp. Arc7-D includes the following:
- a CDS encoding BlaI/MecI/CopY family transcriptional regulator, with amino-acid sequence MQLGELEKQVLEYLWKIQPADAKQVFSYFEKNRGGSLNTIQSTLERLFKKDLLGREKSGHAYQYYPKVERHELIGQLIKNVTHDFVSKDENSVIAAFSSISEDLDEQQLDKLEAMIEQQRQKLQKNAE; translated from the coding sequence ATGCAACTCGGTGAATTAGAAAAACAAGTTTTAGAATATCTATGGAAAATACAACCTGCTGATGCTAAACAGGTATTTAGTTATTTTGAAAAAAATAGAGGTGGATCACTAAATACTATACAAAGTACTTTAGAGCGATTGTTTAAAAAGGATTTACTTGGCAGAGAGAAAAGCGGCCATGCTTATCAATACTACCCCAAAGTTGAACGTCATGAATTAATAGGCCAACTTATCAAAAATGTTACTCATGATTTTGTTTCTAAAGATGAGAATAGTGTCATTGCTGCCTTCTCTTCTATTTCAGAAGATTTAGATGAACAACAGCTTGATAAGTTAGAGGCAATGATTGAACAGCAACGTCAAAAACTACAGAAGAATGCCGAATAA
- the sseB gene encoding enhanced serine sensitivity protein SseB — protein sequence MDIDGENKLEALLRLAADEPAHRPEFCSVLLQSTIFVLGDTGEQPTELDEIDLLAGSKINIQNWEKQDGDPVIPFFSSLDVLSKALDSEQSYIELPVRSLFEMTMGSNLFLNPKSDYGKEFIPQEIEQLLNNGISQVPSQRVVEKETKVLLGQPSNYPTKMVDSLTQLLVKHKEVKKAYVALMHDRSIDEKPHLLVGIEGDGDLELAMREVGHVAGDTAPAGEAVDLFIVRPDEAGVSQYLINLAPFYERTWGKKLRSFFGVGKA from the coding sequence ATGGATATTGACGGAGAAAACAAACTTGAAGCACTATTAAGACTGGCTGCTGATGAGCCAGCTCATCGCCCTGAATTTTGCTCAGTTTTATTACAATCAACAATTTTTGTACTTGGTGATACTGGAGAACAGCCCACAGAATTAGATGAAATAGATCTACTTGCTGGGAGTAAAATAAACATTCAAAATTGGGAAAAACAAGATGGTGACCCCGTTATTCCTTTTTTTTCGTCTTTGGATGTTTTATCTAAGGCTCTTGATAGTGAGCAATCTTATATAGAATTACCAGTAAGATCGCTATTTGAAATGACTATGGGGTCTAATCTTTTCCTTAACCCTAAATCTGACTATGGGAAGGAGTTTATTCCTCAAGAAATCGAACAGCTTTTAAATAACGGTATCAGTCAAGTACCATCTCAAAGAGTTGTAGAAAAAGAAACAAAAGTTCTACTTGGTCAACCGTCTAATTATCCAACCAAAATGGTCGATTCGTTAACTCAACTTTTAGTTAAACATAAAGAAGTTAAAAAAGCCTATGTTGCTCTAATGCATGATCGCTCTATTGATGAAAAACCTCATTTACTTGTTGGGATAGAAGGGGATGGGGATTTAGAATTAGCAATGCGTGAAGTTGGGCATGTCGCTGGTGATACTGCTCCTGCAGGTGAAGCTGTAGATTTATTCATTGTACGGCCAGATGAAGCTGGAGTGAGTCAGTATCTTATTAATTTAGCTCCTTTTTATGAACGAACTTGGGGTAAAAAGTTGCGTTCATTTTTTGGTGTAGGAAAAGCCTGA
- the speB gene encoding agmatinase: MSNANKPPINQPRFNQPMGGNEMPRFGGPGTMFRLPACDLNSNDAAELDIGIVGVPLDIGASNRSGTRYGPRSVRNESVLVRPYGMYTKAAPFDSFQVADIGDTAINTFNLADSIKIIEAHYDDIMAKDIKPVTVGGDHTISLPILRALYKKHGTMALVHIDAHADINDSMFGEKECHGTIFRRAIEEGLVDPKKMVQIGQRATGYSSQDFQWAVDRGVRVVQAEECWFKSLTPLMAEVRALIGEETPTYLTFDIDGLDPAFAPGTGTPEPAGLTSSQGLEIIRGVYGTNLVGADLVEVSPPYDTTGNTSLLAANLIFEMLCSFPGCIRR; this comes from the coding sequence ATGAGTAACGCGAATAAGCCCCCAATTAACCAGCCTAGATTTAACCAACCTATGGGTGGCAATGAAATGCCACGTTTTGGCGGCCCAGGTACCATGTTTCGTTTACCTGCCTGTGACTTAAACAGCAATGATGCCGCCGAACTTGATATCGGCATTGTTGGTGTACCATTAGATATTGGTGCAAGTAACCGCAGTGGTACACGTTACGGTCCTCGTTCAGTGCGTAATGAATCAGTATTAGTGCGACCTTATGGCATGTATACCAAAGCAGCGCCATTTGACAGCTTTCAAGTGGCCGATATTGGCGATACCGCAATTAATACTTTTAACTTAGCTGATTCGATTAAAATTATTGAAGCGCACTACGACGATATTATGGCCAAAGATATTAAGCCTGTTACTGTTGGTGGCGATCACACCATTAGCTTACCTATCTTACGTGCGTTATATAAAAAGCATGGCACCATGGCGCTTGTCCATATTGATGCTCATGCCGACATTAATGACAGCATGTTTGGAGAAAAAGAGTGTCATGGCACAATTTTTAGACGCGCTATTGAAGAAGGTTTAGTTGACCCGAAAAAAATGGTGCAAATCGGCCAACGAGCAACTGGCTATAGTTCACAAGATTTTCAATGGGCAGTTGATCGTGGCGTTCGTGTCGTTCAAGCCGAAGAATGTTGGTTTAAATCATTAACACCTTTAATGGCTGAAGTTCGAGCGTTAATTGGCGAAGAAACGCCAACTTACCTCACCTTTGATATTGACGGATTAGACCCAGCTTTCGCGCCAGGAACTGGTACACCAGAGCCTGCCGGATTAACATCATCACAAGGATTAGAAATTATTCGTGGTGTTTATGGTACTAATTTGGTCGGAGCTGATTTAGTAGAAGTTTCTCCACCTTATGATACAACCGGCAATACGTCTTTATTAGCAGCTAACTTAATCTTTGAAATGTTATGTAGCTTTCCAGGTTGTATTCGAAGATAA
- a CDS encoding TonB-dependent receptor, which yields MKTHHIFSKSVIALAIITTLAPAANSAEIEKIQITAQKRTQSINEVGVTTTAFNGEMLEELGIESAVDLGDHTPGLVAVNSTSGSTPIFAIRGIGLDDFSPNNTSGVGVYTDEVFASSPAYLGGQLFDIERVEVLKGPQGTLYGKNTTGGAINFITRKPTEDFEAFIEADYSSYQTLEITTAVGGALTDTVNGRFSLNYAKSNEGWQTDNSTGEEFGLIDTFAVRGQLGFELGSSGTALFRVYANQDKSKPLTPDSEGIKDSFGDDSFAALNSPAAADDVSVGALDVSRDESGSGVALTLDYSFDKFDVISISSWDQYDRAVVDNYDGSAVSTMTLVQDDKLEQWSQEIRFISTDNDDFTWVAGANISNENVEAYDFFDDSFFVTDSAFDGTLYPEDINAFGLDRFIADYVQETDSYGLYLHTETQLNDNWKFIAGIRYSYDERSFNGTATNESFGDTFPVTSLNETNDESAVTGKIGLDWKVNDDLLVFGNVSTSYKSGVYYGGAILDSDAWSYVKPEDVLSSELGFKWTLLDGSMQLNGALFALEYENRQSLLTYVADEFSDFSGFAVADTTLANIPESQTSGFELDLRWLPTDELTIQAGVAYLDSKVTKAPNTEDLRGINTDPSVNDQASEDGFGFVDALADELNKNTALSQAPEWSYNALVAYDMPLENDLFLKFQTSYSYSGSQYAQLADSNAKYGSISTLNGLVSLTSDDAGWSVSLWARNILDNDAETYSFTGFAGRTVYRQKPATFGVTFKYDYY from the coding sequence ATGAAAACACATCATATTTTTTCTAAGTCAGTCATCGCACTGGCAATTATTACCACATTAGCACCTGCCGCAAATAGTGCTGAAATTGAAAAAATTCAAATAACAGCGCAAAAACGTACACAAAGCATCAATGAAGTGGGTGTTACAACCACCGCTTTTAATGGTGAAATGCTTGAAGAGTTAGGCATTGAAAGTGCTGTTGATTTAGGTGATCACACTCCAGGCCTAGTCGCCGTTAACTCAACGTCAGGCAGTACACCTATTTTTGCCATTCGTGGTATTGGCCTTGACGATTTCAGCCCGAACAATACAAGTGGTGTTGGTGTATATACTGATGAAGTTTTTGCTAGTAGCCCTGCATATTTAGGCGGTCAACTATTTGATATTGAACGCGTTGAAGTATTAAAAGGCCCGCAAGGAACTTTATACGGAAAAAATACAACAGGTGGTGCCATTAACTTTATTACCCGTAAACCTACTGAAGATTTTGAAGCTTTTATCGAAGCTGATTACAGTAGTTATCAAACACTTGAAATTACAACCGCTGTAGGTGGTGCGTTAACTGATACAGTTAATGGTCGCTTTTCTCTTAACTACGCTAAATCTAATGAGGGTTGGCAAACAGACAATAGTACCGGTGAAGAATTTGGTTTAATCGATACGTTTGCGGTTAGAGGTCAACTTGGCTTTGAATTGGGCAGTAGTGGCACTGCCTTATTCCGTGTTTATGCCAATCAAGATAAATCAAAGCCTTTGACTCCTGACAGTGAAGGCATTAAAGATAGTTTTGGTGATGACTCTTTTGCAGCATTAAATTCTCCTGCCGCTGCTGACGACGTTAGTGTTGGCGCACTTGACGTTAGTCGTGATGAATCAGGATCTGGCGTTGCATTAACCTTAGATTATAGTTTTGACAAGTTTGACGTGATTTCAATTAGCTCATGGGATCAATATGACCGTGCCGTTGTTGATAATTATGATGGAAGTGCTGTTTCAACTATGACGCTAGTGCAAGATGATAAATTAGAGCAATGGTCACAAGAGATACGTTTTATTAGCACAGATAATGACGATTTTACTTGGGTAGCGGGTGCTAATATTTCCAATGAAAACGTCGAAGCTTATGACTTCTTTGATGACTCTTTCTTTGTTACCGACTCAGCATTTGACGGCACTTTATACCCAGAAGATATTAATGCTTTTGGTTTAGATAGATTTATTGCCGATTATGTACAAGAAACAGATTCTTATGGTTTATATTTGCACACTGAAACTCAGCTTAATGACAATTGGAAATTCATTGCAGGTATTCGTTATTCGTATGATGAAAGAAGCTTTAATGGTACTGCAACCAATGAAAGTTTTGGTGATACCTTCCCTGTAACATCATTAAATGAAACAAATGATGAGAGTGCTGTAACAGGTAAAATCGGTCTTGACTGGAAAGTAAATGATGATTTATTGGTCTTTGGTAATGTATCAACAAGTTACAAAAGTGGCGTTTACTATGGTGGAGCAATACTAGACTCTGATGCATGGAGTTATGTAAAACCAGAAGATGTACTCTCTTCTGAACTAGGCTTTAAGTGGACTTTACTAGACGGCAGTATGCAACTTAACGGCGCACTCTTTGCGTTAGAGTATGAGAACCGTCAATCACTATTAACCTATGTCGCTGATGAATTTAGTGATTTTAGTGGCTTCGCTGTTGCTGATACCACGCTAGCCAATATTCCTGAATCTCAAACTTCAGGTTTTGAACTTGACTTACGTTGGTTACCGACTGACGAGTTAACCATTCAGGCAGGGGTTGCTTATTTAGACTCGAAAGTAACTAAAGCGCCAAATACTGAAGATTTGCGTGGCATTAACACCGACCCTTCAGTGAATGATCAAGCTAGTGAAGACGGATTTGGTTTTGTCGATGCACTTGCCGACGAATTAAATAAAAACACAGCATTATCTCAAGCACCAGAGTGGAGTTATAACGCCTTAGTTGCTTATGATATGCCACTAGAGAATGACTTGTTTTTAAAATTCCAAACAAGCTATAGCTACTCTGGTTCGCAATACGCACAGCTTGCAGATAGTAATGCTAAGTATGGTTCAATCAGTACCTTAAATGGTTTAGTTTCCTTAACGTCAGATGATGCAGGTTGGTCAGTATCACTTTGGGCAAGAAACATACTAGATAACGACGCTGAAACCTATTCATTTACTGGTTTCGCAGGACGTACAGTGTATCGTCAAAAACCGGCAACATTTGGTGTTACATTCAAGTATGACTATTACTAA
- a CDS encoding MBL fold metallo-hydrolase: MKKITALIFTVLLSSCTYKPYAQTNAPFDGVKFDNIEPFEDKSIFDLLSWKMGSMSESTPWPDEIDSKQFKPASQRSVEPIITVINHASVLIQVDNLNILTDPHYSLRASPVQFAGPKRVIKPGIAFDDLPSIDIVLISHNHYDHLDLDTLKRLKDRDAPKVVAGLKTKSFLEDNGIKAAIDLDWWQSITANKTKITFVPSQHWSARGIFDKREMLWGGFYIENSYKIYFAGDTGYGKFFKGIKEKLGAPDLSLIPIGAYEPRWFMKDAHLNPKDALQAFKDLESKKMIGIHFGTFKLTDEGYNDPIETLNEEIKSLNMDPLKVIIPIFGKAYSI; this comes from the coding sequence ATGAAAAAAATCACAGCGTTAATATTTACCGTTTTACTCTCCTCCTGCACATATAAACCTTATGCTCAGACTAACGCTCCTTTTGATGGTGTTAAATTTGATAACATTGAGCCTTTTGAAGATAAAAGTATATTTGATCTACTCAGTTGGAAAATGGGGAGCATGAGTGAATCTACTCCTTGGCCAGATGAAATTGACTCCAAGCAGTTTAAACCTGCTAGCCAAAGATCAGTAGAGCCAATTATTACTGTCATCAACCATGCATCAGTTCTTATTCAGGTTGATAATTTAAACATATTAACAGATCCTCATTATTCACTCAGAGCTTCACCTGTTCAATTTGCTGGACCCAAGAGAGTCATTAAACCTGGTATTGCCTTTGATGATCTGCCTTCAATAGATATCGTTCTTATATCTCATAATCATTATGATCACTTAGATCTTGATACGCTCAAGCGCTTAAAAGATAGAGATGCTCCCAAAGTCGTTGCAGGGTTAAAAACGAAGTCATTTTTAGAAGATAACGGAATTAAAGCCGCTATTGATCTGGATTGGTGGCAAAGCATAACAGCTAATAAAACTAAAATTACTTTTGTTCCCTCACAGCACTGGTCGGCCAGAGGCATATTCGATAAAAGAGAAATGCTTTGGGGTGGGTTCTATATTGAAAATTCTTATAAGATCTACTTTGCTGGGGACACAGGATACGGGAAATTCTTTAAAGGAATTAAAGAGAAGCTCGGTGCGCCCGATCTTTCTTTAATTCCAATTGGAGCTTATGAGCCTAGATGGTTCATGAAAGACGCTCATCTTAACCCAAAGGATGCTCTGCAAGCATTTAAAGACCTAGAGAGTAAAAAGATGATCGGAATCCACTTTGGGACTTTTAAGTTAACCGATGAGGGATATAATGATCCTATAGAAACTCTTAATGAAGAAATTAAGTCATTAAACATGGATCCTCTAAAAGTAATTATTCCTATTTTTGGAAAGGCGTATTCAATTTAG
- the dsbB gene encoding disulfide bond formation protein DsbB — translation MNFISQLSLNQRAWQLLAISALCFELIALYFQYFMGLEPCIMCIYQRTAVWGIFLAGVIGAFGCQHLVMRIVAYGLWATAAIWGFIIALEHVDMQSSTMSFLFSCEIVPNFPSWAPLHQWLPALFEASGDCGDIKWDFLGFSMPQVMLVIFAAYSTAFTIVLLTRLLKEKRL, via the coding sequence GTGAATTTTATAAGCCAATTATCTTTAAACCAAAGAGCATGGCAATTGCTCGCCATTAGCGCATTATGTTTTGAACTCATCGCATTATATTTTCAATATTTTATGGGGCTTGAGCCTTGCATTATGTGTATTTATCAACGAACGGCAGTATGGGGAATATTCTTAGCTGGTGTTATTGGCGCATTCGGTTGCCAACACTTGGTAATGCGTATTGTCGCTTACGGTTTATGGGCTACAGCGGCTATTTGGGGCTTTATCATTGCTTTAGAGCATGTTGATATGCAATCTTCAACTATGTCATTTTTGTTTAGCTGTGAAATAGTACCAAACTTTCCTTCATGGGCGCCTTTGCATCAGTGGTTACCGGCTTTATTTGAAGCCAGTGGTGATTGTGGTGATATTAAGTGGGATTTTTTAGGTTTTAGTATGCCACAAGTTATGCTGGTTATATTTGCAGCTTATAGCACTGCCTTTACTATCGTTTTGTTAACAAGATTACTAAAAGAAAAAAGGCTTTAA
- the nhaB gene encoding sodium/proton antiporter NhaB gives MQQSFMNAFYKNFLGNSPEWYKLAIITFLVINPVLFFFVDPYIAGWALVVEFIFTLAMALKCYPLQPGGLLAIEAVAIGMTSPGQVMHEMILNFEVILLLIFMVAGIYFMKSLLLFLFTKIVTKVRSKVMVSLLFCFSGAFLSAFLDALTVIAVIISVAIGFYSVYHKVASGKDVLIEHDHTSDNELAEYSRDDLEQFRGYLRNLMMHAGVGTALGGVCTIVGEPQNLVIGQQAGWEFLEFAIRMSPVTIPVFFAGLFTCFLLEKVKWFGYGVALPENVYNVLNEFDIAESEKRNTLDNAKLVIQGAIAVWLIVGLAMHLAPVGIIGLSVIILATAFTGVTEEHQIGHAFEEALPFTALLAVFFAVVAVIVDQGLFTPVITWVLTFEGNMQLVMFYLANGLLSMVSDNVFVGTVYITEITKALSAGQITRDQFDLLAVAINTGTNLPSVATPNGQAAFLFLLTSALAPLIRLSYGRMVIMAFPYTIVLTIVGLLAISTGQLSKYTDYFYEIDLIQHHDGKAVTKAPGGH, from the coding sequence ATGCAGCAATCATTCATGAATGCGTTTTACAAAAACTTTCTTGGCAATTCGCCAGAATGGTACAAACTCGCAATAATTACATTTTTAGTCATTAACCCCGTATTGTTTTTCTTTGTAGACCCTTATATTGCCGGTTGGGCTTTAGTGGTTGAATTTATTTTTACTTTAGCCATGGCATTAAAGTGTTACCCATTACAGCCAGGTGGTTTGTTGGCCATTGAAGCAGTTGCTATCGGAATGACCAGCCCAGGGCAAGTAATGCATGAGATGATTTTAAACTTTGAAGTAATATTATTATTAATCTTCATGGTTGCCGGCATTTACTTTATGAAGAGTTTATTACTGTTTTTGTTTACTAAAATAGTCACTAAAGTCCGATCCAAAGTAATGGTTTCATTACTCTTTTGTTTCTCAGGCGCTTTTTTATCAGCCTTCCTTGATGCCTTAACAGTAATTGCTGTAATCATCAGTGTTGCTATTGGCTTTTACTCTGTATATCACAAAGTTGCTTCAGGTAAAGATGTACTGATTGAACATGATCACACTAGTGACAACGAATTAGCTGAATATTCACGTGATGACTTAGAGCAATTTCGCGGCTACTTACGTAATTTAATGATGCATGCAGGTGTTGGTACGGCGTTAGGTGGTGTATGTACTATCGTTGGTGAACCTCAAAACTTAGTTATTGGTCAACAAGCTGGTTGGGAATTCCTAGAATTTGCTATTCGTATGTCACCAGTAACTATCCCGGTATTTTTTGCTGGCTTGTTTACTTGTTTCTTATTAGAAAAAGTAAAATGGTTTGGTTACGGTGTTGCCTTACCAGAAAATGTTTATAACGTACTTAATGAGTTTGATATTGCCGAAAGTGAAAAACGCAATACACTTGATAATGCCAAGCTTGTTATCCAAGGTGCTATTGCCGTTTGGTTAATTGTTGGTCTGGCAATGCATTTAGCGCCGGTCGGTATTATTGGTTTATCTGTTATTATTCTAGCAACCGCTTTTACCGGTGTAACTGAAGAGCATCAAATTGGCCATGCCTTTGAAGAAGCGTTGCCTTTCACTGCTTTATTAGCCGTATTTTTCGCTGTTGTTGCTGTGATTGTAGACCAAGGCTTATTTACACCAGTTATTACTTGGGTGTTAACGTTTGAAGGTAATATGCAGCTTGTTATGTTCTATCTAGCAAACGGCTTATTATCTATGGTTAGTGATAACGTTTTCGTTGGTACAGTTTATATTACAGAAATTACAAAAGCGTTATCTGCTGGGCAAATTACCCGAGACCAATTTGACTTATTAGCCGTTGCAATTAACACAGGTACTAACTTACCAAGTGTAGCAACACCAAATGGTCAAGCTGCATTCTTGTTCTTATTAACTTCAGCATTAGCACCGTTAATTAGATTGTCTTATGGTCGTATGGTTATCATGGCTTTCCCGTACACAATAGTGTTAACTATTGTAGGTTTGTTGGCTATTTCAACAGGACAGTTAAGCAAATATACTGATTACTTTTATGAGATAGATTTAATACAACATCATGATGGCAAAGCAGTAACTAAGGCACCAGGTGGACACTAA
- a CDS encoding FAD-dependent oxidoreductase — MTTNLHAKQALLKTKFFPYWLDNEAAPEPEPVLEANIKCDLLIVGAGFTGLWAAIHAKEANPERDVVIIEAQSIAIGASGRPAAILSTSVMHGLANANRLFPEDMDELERLGKENMDCFQATIERYNIDCDIEWGGELTVAIGDDGLPDIVSEHKLYTKYGHDAHLLDKEATQKEINSPLFHGGLWSKKRSGTVHPAKLAWGLKKAAMKLGVRVFENTPLESSTHLKPGVLVVTPQGSIKANKVLLATNAFAAGSKKITRRVSAIRDRIVVSEPLTAAQMKEIGWQNRQGVYDTRTQLNYMRLTADNRILFGGRLGYFFNNNTDPKADKTADNFYPLVENFYKTFPYLTGIKFSHAWSGPIALTTRMAVHYQHYYQGDMIYAGGYSGFGVTATRFGARVGLGVLDQSGIPEVKLKFATTLPGYIPPEPFRWIGAKITMYALDTLDEKGGWRKPWISLVEKMGFPVTQNEQ, encoded by the coding sequence ATGACAACTAATTTGCATGCTAAACAGGCACTATTAAAAACAAAGTTTTTCCCTTATTGGTTAGATAATGAAGCTGCACCTGAGCCAGAGCCTGTGTTAGAGGCGAATATAAAGTGTGACTTACTTATTGTTGGTGCTGGTTTTACAGGATTATGGGCTGCTATTCACGCCAAAGAAGCAAACCCAGAACGTGATGTTGTTATTATTGAAGCCCAATCTATTGCTATTGGCGCTTCAGGTCGCCCTGCAGCGATACTTTCTACCTCAGTAATGCATGGTTTAGCAAATGCCAACCGCTTATTTCCTGAAGACATGGATGAGCTTGAGCGCCTAGGTAAAGAGAACATGGATTGCTTTCAAGCGACCATTGAACGTTACAATATTGATTGCGATATTGAGTGGGGCGGTGAATTAACGGTCGCCATTGGTGATGATGGTTTACCCGATATTGTGAGTGAACATAAGCTGTATACAAAATATGGCCATGACGCGCATTTATTGGATAAAGAAGCTACTCAAAAAGAGATCAACTCACCTTTATTTCATGGTGGTTTATGGTCAAAAAAACGTAGCGGAACAGTACACCCAGCCAAGCTTGCATGGGGATTGAAGAAAGCTGCAATGAAGTTAGGGGTTAGAGTCTTTGAAAACACCCCACTAGAGTCGTCAACCCATCTTAAACCAGGTGTGCTAGTGGTTACTCCACAAGGCAGTATTAAAGCTAATAAAGTATTACTTGCTACAAATGCTTTCGCCGCGGGTAGTAAAAAAATTACCCGAAGAGTGTCAGCAATTCGTGATCGTATTGTGGTTAGTGAGCCGTTAACCGCTGCTCAAATGAAAGAAATTGGCTGGCAGAATCGTCAAGGTGTATACGATACACGAACGCAATTAAACTATATGCGTTTAACGGCTGATAATAGAATATTATTTGGTGGACGTTTAGGTTATTTCTTTAACAATAATACCGATCCAAAAGCAGATAAAACTGCCGATAATTTCTACCCATTGGTTGAAAACTTTTATAAGACTTTTCCGTATCTAACAGGCATTAAATTTTCTCATGCTTGGAGTGGTCCTATCGCTTTAACTACCCGAATGGCAGTGCATTACCAGCATTATTATCAAGGTGATATGATTTATGCCGGTGGTTATTCTGGCTTTGGTGTTACCGCTACGCGCTTTGGTGCGCGAGTAGGATTAGGGGTTTTAGATCAAAGCGGTATACCTGAAGTTAAACTTAAGTTTGCTACTACATTACCTGGGTATATTCCACCAGAGCCATTTCGCTGGATTGGTGCAAAAATAACGATGTATGCCTTAGATACGCTTGACGAAAAAGGTGGCTGGCGTAAACCATGGATAAGCCTAGTTGAAAAAATGGGCTTTCCAGTCACGCAGAATGAACAATAA
- a CDS encoding DUF6435 family protein, which produces MKKLDKLYESKLEEAMYAQRKGDMKSYAMITAEAEKIKVQILELQASTKT; this is translated from the coding sequence ATTAAAAAGTTGGACAAACTTTATGAAAGTAAACTTGAAGAAGCTATGTATGCCCAGCGTAAAGGTGATATGAAATCTTACGCAATGATCACTGCTGAAGCTGAAAAAATAAAAGTACAGATTTTGGAACTACAAGCTTCTACAAAAACATAA
- a CDS encoding helix-turn-helix transcriptional regulator, with protein sequence MNSSSKLINWHESLAMVIAKDFSSEAIAELLKGIENLVNGSSGLVTIFEHSQPPQTSHHRLLANEDPQYQIDTYDAGAYLLDPFYRKALDERVEGPFTVNCVGPEGFEDSEYYDLFYKKLGFIDEMCLLFQFEDKAIVSVSMVKHAGENPFSKADLKQVAIIFPLIKSILIRWRKNITKTKAPNLEWQLDNALVNFGNSLLTPRESKILHLVLHGYSIKHIAEKLTNSVETIKHHRKKIYNKLDVSSQSELFYLFIASLKAMPEGAIVDPLTFLK encoded by the coding sequence ATGAATAGTTCGAGTAAGTTAATTAACTGGCATGAGTCATTAGCAATGGTGATAGCTAAAGATTTTAGCTCAGAGGCTATTGCAGAACTGTTAAAAGGTATTGAAAATTTAGTCAATGGTAGTAGTGGCTTAGTGACTATTTTTGAACATTCACAACCCCCACAAACTTCTCACCATCGTTTACTTGCCAATGAAGATCCGCAATACCAAATTGATACTTATGACGCTGGTGCGTATTTGTTAGATCCATTTTACCGTAAAGCCTTAGATGAAAGAGTTGAAGGACCTTTTACCGTAAATTGTGTTGGCCCTGAAGGTTTTGAAGACTCAGAGTATTACGATTTATTTTACAAAAAATTAGGTTTTATTGACGAGATGTGTCTTTTATTTCAGTTTGAAGATAAAGCTATTGTCAGTGTTTCAATGGTTAAGCATGCAGGCGAAAACCCTTTTTCTAAAGCTGATTTGAAACAAGTTGCTATCATTTTTCCTTTGATCAAAAGTATATTGATCCGGTGGCGAAAAAACATTACAAAAACTAAAGCACCCAACTTAGAGTGGCAACTGGACAACGCTTTAGTCAACTTTGGTAATTCACTATTAACGCCAAGAGAAAGTAAAATACTTCATCTTGTTTTGCATGGTTATTCTATTAAACACATAGCTGAAAAGTTAACTAATAGTGTTGAAACAATAAAGCACCATCGTAAAAAAATATATAATAAACTTGATGTTAGCTCACAATCTGAGTTGTTTTATTTATTTATAGCGTCATTGAAAGCCATGCCTGAAGGCGCGATAGTTGACCCCTTAACTTTTTTGAAATAA